The genomic segment ATATcctaatattcattttttatttataattttatgcacCTTGTCACTTTCTACAGCTTGTCCGGAACGGtcattttcaagtttaaaaagGATTAAATCATATCTATGCAACACAATATCTGAAgtaatactgaaataatatattaacctatgcattttgtaatgttttattttttcaatttagaaGAGGCTAAATGGTTTAGCAATGTTAAGCATTCATCGCGATATTGACGTTAATGTAGACGAAGTGTTGAATGAAATGTCTCAAAAACCAAgacgaataaatattattttgtgatttttttatgaaaataaatgtataatattataaatgttggtgTAGTTTTGAGTAACATCATGGTGACATGACTAGCATGGCCTATATAGTGTACTTTACCGAAAG from the Acyrthosiphon pisum isolate AL4f unplaced genomic scaffold, pea_aphid_22Mar2018_4r6ur Scaffold_1921;HRSCAF=2429, whole genome shotgun sequence genome contains:
- the LOC115034648 gene encoding 52 kDa repressor of the inhibitor of the protein kinase-like; the protein is FECIFGSSKLTTEDIDQFNQLIEFYSPVIDTLVALTELKMFRNKLASQNITLKSEFDALLKCNEDLYPNIHFLFIILCTLSLSTACPERSFSSLKRIKSYLCNTISEKRLNGLAMLSIHRDIDVNVDEVLNEMSQKPRRINIIL